From one Triticum aestivum cultivar Chinese Spring chromosome 4B, IWGSC CS RefSeq v2.1, whole genome shotgun sequence genomic stretch:
- the LOC123090500 gene encoding putative disease resistance protein RGA3 yields MAGVLDALASYVTNMLAEMAKEEVAMLIGVSDGIRDLSIKLGDLKNFLADADRRNITDESVRGWAGELKRAMYLATDIVDLCQLKAMEQGQTKDKGCLNPLLFCMRNPLHAHDIGTRIKLLNQNLDDICKRGSSLNFIKLEAYQDQKTTRSPATDRKTNSLIERSGVVGEKIEEDTRALVEVLTRDAVGDKSCRLIVVAIVGIGGIGKTTLGKKVFNDETIEGKFAKKIWLSITQDFTDVELLSTTITAIGANLPGGGGAQDKALLVDALKNAIKDKKFFLVLDDLWDVDAWNKHLMTPFSYGGPGSRVLITTRHDTVARSMKAFHPYHHVDKLAPQDAWSLLKKQVLTSQENEPEVDRLEDIGFQIVAKCDGLPLAIKVMGGLLCKKEKTRRDWQDVLNDDIWSVSQMSKELNYAIYLSYQDLSPYIKQCFLHFSLKPKKTLINDTEIVSMWVGEGLVEGDTYSRNLEEGNKYYKELIVRNLIEVDTDYPSQLICNMHDVIRSFAQFVARDETLVGHNGDTIKTNLRSPNYLRLSIETKGVGSDEFEWRYLREQKLLRSLILTGSLKSQPGDSLTNFPSLRLLHIESANIAALVESMYQLKHLRYLALKRTDICRLPENIHEMQFLQHINLEGCESFMELPDSIIKLQGLRYLDIDDTRVCSIPRGFRALTNLSALYGFPAYIDGDWCSLEELGSLSQLNYLSLESLENVSSALLAAKARVNAKKQLIYLGLKCGGRVGDGLVQGGVSESKEEEQMIEALFDVLCPQPCIEHIFIKRYFGRRLPGWMASTAMAPLESLKILVLKDLPCCTQLPDGLCRLPYLEWIMVDGAPVIKCIGPEFVQQYNQLHRPSSQCIGAVTFPKLQQLHFDGMEEWEEWVWETEVKAMPLLEELRIICCKLSRMPPGLMSHAMALKRIEIWNVKGLHSLENFVSVVELDLGNIPELAMISNLPKLQKLGISYCRKLKTLKDMDALWRLHVRVSRWENQLPVYLQTVKPCHLLMTCNLAVLTSMAEGESSSEWDKFSHIKQVEAYANDGEDEKKWHVFYTSESCNIQTNIHEGRLVEEEE; encoded by the exons ATGGCGGGGGTTCTGGATGCTTTGGCATCCTACGTGACCAACATGCTCGCCGAGATGGCCAAAGAGGAGGTGGCCATGCTAATCGGCGTGTCTGACGGGATCAGAGATCTGAGCATCAAGCTTGGGGACCTCAAGAATTTCCTTGCAGATGCTGATAGGAGGAACATCACCGATGAGAGTGTGCGGGGGTGGGCGGGCGAACTGAAGCGTGCCATGTACCTAGCCACTGACATCGTCGACCTATGTCAGCTCAAGGCCATGGAGCAAGGTCAAACAAAGGACAAGGGGTGCCTTAACCCTCTGCTCTTTTGCATGCGGAATCCCCTCCACGCCCACGACATCGGCACCCGCATCAAGCTGCTCAACCAAAATTTGGATGATATTTGCAAGAGGGGCAGCAGTCTCAATTTCATCAAGCTAGAAGCCTACCAAGACCAAAAGACCACTCGGTCTCCCGCCACTGACCGGAAAACAAATTCACTGATTGAGCGGTCCGGTGTGGTTGGAGAGAAGATCGAGGAGGACACGAGGGCACTTGTGGAGGTGCTTACAAGGGACGCGGTAGGTGACAAGAGTTGTCGCCTCATTGTGGTCGCCATTGTTGGTATCGGAGGGATTGGTAAGACTACCCTCGGCAAGAAGGTCTTCAATGATGAGACCATCGAAGGCAAGTTTGCTAAGAAGATATGGCTTAGCATCACACAAGATTTCACCGATGTTGAGTTGTTAAGTACGACCATCACTGCCATTGGGGCAAATCTGCCTGGAGGGGGTGGGGCTCAAGACAAGGCCCTACTCGTCGATGCTCTCAAGAACGCCATCAAGGACAAGAAGTTCTTTCTTGTACTAGATGACCTGTGGGATGTCGATGCATGGAACAAACATCTAATGACTCCCTTTAGCTATGGTGGCCCCGGTAGTAGAGTCCTCATCACCACCAGACATGACACTGTAGCCCGAAGCATGAAAGCCTTTCATCCGTACCATCATGTTGACAAATTAGCTCCACAAGATGCTTGGTCGTTGCTCAAGAAGCAG GTACTCACATCACAGGAAAATGAACCAGAAGTTGATAGGCTAGAAGATATCGGGTTTCAGATTGTAGCAAAATGCGATGGTTTACCACTTGCTATAAAAGTTATGGGTGGACTCTTATGCAAGAAGGAGAAAACACGACGTGATTGGCAAGATGTCCTGAATGATGATATCTGGTCAGTATCTCaaatgtcaaaggaactaaattaTGCCATATATCTTAGCTATCAGGACTTATCACCGTACATAAAACAGTGCTTCTTGCACTTCTCCCTCAAACCAAAAAAGACACTGATAAATGATACTGAAATTGTGTCCATGTGGGTTGGTGAAGGATTGGTTGAAGGAGACACATATAGTCGTAATTTGGAAGAAGGGAATAAGTACTATAAGGAGCTAATAGTAAGGAACCTTATAGAGGTAGATACAGATTACCCCAGTCAACTTATATGCAACATGCATGATGTTATTCGCTCATTTGCTCAATTTGTGGCTAGGGATGAAACACTAGTAGGTCACAATGGAGATACTATCAAAACAAATCTTAGATCACCGAATTATCTTAGATTATCCATAGAAACGAAAGGAGTGGGATCCGATGAATTTGAGTGGAGATATTTAAGAGAGCAGAAATTGCTTAGGTCACTAATATTAACCGGAAGCCTCAAAAGTCAGCCTGGGGATTCATTGACTAACTTCCCAAGTCTACGTCTTTTGCATATAGAATCTGCAAATATTGCTGCACTAGTTGAATCTATGTACCAACTCAAGCACTTGAGATATTTGGCATTAAAGAGGACTGATATTTGTAGACTACCAGAGAACATCCATGAGATGCAATTCCTACAACATATTAACCTTGAAGGTTGTGAAAGTTTTATGGAACTTCCTGATAGCATTATCAAGCTGCAAGGGTTGAGATATCTTGATATTGATGACACACGTGTATGTAGTATTCCTAGGGGTTTCCGAGCTCTTACAAATTTGAGTGCACTATATGGGTTTCCAGCCTATATTGATGGTGACTGGTGCAGTTTGGAAGAGTTGGGGTCTCTTTCCCAGCTCAATTATCTTTCACTAGAGAGCCTAGAAAATGTATCTAGTGCCTTATTGGCTGCAAAGGCAAGGGTAAATGCAAAGAAACAACTTATCTATCTTGGTTTGAAATGTGGTGGTAGAGTGGGAGATGGGTTGGTCCAAGGAGGAGTCTCTGAGTCTAAGGAGGAGGAGCAGATGATTGAGGCACTGTTTGATGTGCTATGTCCTCAGCCTTGCATAGAACACATCTTCATAAAAAGATATTTTGGCCGCCGGCTCCCAGGATGGATGGCGTCCACAGCTATGGCGCCTCTCGAGAGCTTGAAGATTCTAGTCCTCAAAGACCTGCCCTGCTGCACCCAACTCCCAGATGGCTTGTGTAGGCTCCCGTATTTGGAGTGGATAATGGTGGACGGGGCTCCAGTAATCAAGTGTATTGGTCCTGAATTTGTTCAACAGTACAATCAACTGCACCGTCCTTCATCTCAGTGTATTGGGGCTGTTACGTTTCCCAAACTCCAGCAGTTGCATTTTGACGGAATGGAGGAATGGGAGGAGTGGGTTTGGGAGACGGAAGTGAAAGCTATGCCCTTATTGGAGGAACTTCGTATCATTTGTTGCAAACTGAGTCGTATGCCTCCAGGACTAATGTCTCATGCAATGGCTTTGAAGAGGATAGAAATATGGAACGTCAAAGGTTTGCACTCCCTAGAGAACTTTGTTTCTGTAGTTGAGCTCGACTTGGGAAACATACCCGAACTGGCCATGATATCCAATCTTCCAAAATTACAAAAGCTTGGAATCAGTTACTGCAGAAAGCTCAAGACACTGAAGGACATGGATGCACTCTGGAGACTCCATGTGAGAGTTTCTCGCTGGGAAAATCAACTTCCAGTCTACCTGCAAACTGTAAAGCCATGTCATTTGCTGATGACCTGCAACCTAGCGGTACTCACTTCCATGGCTGAGGGTGAATCTAGCTCAGAGTGGGACAAGTTCAGTCATATCAAGCAAGTCGAGGCTTATGCAAATGACGGTGAAGATGAGAAGAAATGGCACGTGTTCTACACATCTGAATCCTGCAACATACAGACAAATATTCATGAG GGTCGATTGGTGGAAGAAGAGGAATAG